tttaattacatctgtagttacactgtttacCTTAACACCTAATCCTAAAtttaccccaaccctaaaccctacccctaaacctatacccctacctcagtagcagcaaatgtgaatcttgtgagaattttgaggaagaacatatagtaatacaataagtacattgtattgtatgtattttaaatgtaagtaaatagtagttaaaaacacctaatataaagtgggactgaACATCACAGAAAATGGACCCTTTTTCGTAAATACAGACGAGCAAAAGTTTACTTCCTTCTTCTAAAGCCGGAAATGTGAAAAGGTCATTCCAAGTCACTTACAAATACTATTTgtacccttttaaaaaaaaaaaaaaaaaagggatcaGTATGGATAATTGAGGGACGCTTATTTTTACAATATCtgtaaaattcaaataaaaatcagTAAAGGCTTGTGCCTTTAACTACTCAATATCATACAGTAGAACTCTCAGATGACTGTTAGTTGGATGTACAAACTTGTTCTCCAGTGTGTTGACTTTGGCCTGCAGCGCCTCCTGCAGCTCCCTCTGCTCCTCCAGCTCCCGCAGAACCTTCCGTCTGACTCCCTCCAGACGCtccacctccccctcgctctcatccagctgacgcttcagagcctTCACACGCAGAGATagctgcagacacacacacacagctcagtTATGCGCATGCAGTCACACAGCTTTACTTGTCCAGCTGTGTCTACACATTGTTTACAGAAAGGACAAACCTAATTAAAAAGTAGCTTTTCATTCTGAAATACCATTAGGCGGATAGTTGATGCATAATGTgtcaattgctttttttttttttttttaaatcaacaagattttaggtttaaatgtatacatttataaaaggAAAGTGTACAacttaggtcctgtaactggtaTTAAACAGTACTCCTGTGtgacaaattatgttttaaaagtgCTAATATTCCATGCAGTTTCTCAGttaatatttaaaatcagcatacataataatgataaaataattagaaTTTGAAATGGTTTTTAAATGGAGTATAGCACACCTATGGTGGTCGAAGGGTGCACAACAACCAAATTAGCAACtgaataagccacaacacaatggaaaatgcATGGGCTTCTTTCTACTTCGATTACTGACTTCaggacaaataagtatttttcataaatatttattttctgatgattctgttgtgttgtggcttaatttcattgtgttttcagcttttatttcctttgctaatttggttgtgctGTGCACCCCTTGGTCAACGTACACATCACAAGACAAGTCAAAGTTCCAAATGTTTTTCCATGTCAACTACTCAAGCAAATTTTTGAAACCCAAAGTAcatgaaaaatatttcatttcatttgtgtGCGCTTGCCTGATCTCTTTGTTCAGCGTGCTGGTTTCGCTCCTGGTCCAGGGTGGCCATCACATCTTTCAGCTTCCTGTCCAATCTCCTCTGAGCTGCCAGGATGGTGTTTTTCTCTCTAAATGCACAAACAACAGTAGAGGGTACATAACAGTTAgtttacaatgtaaaaaatgcaaataattaaaccggtagttaacccaaaaatgagaataACTCTCCCTCGTTGCTCAAACgcgtatgacttttattctatcgaggaacacaaaaggagatgttaggcagaatgttagcctaagtcggcatttactttcattgtatggaaaaaatgacCGGTGGTGTGGTGaccgaggctgtcagtccctaacattctgcttaacatctccttttttgttatacgtaataaataaaaataattcagatttgaactatcccttaaaggaaAAGGAACTGAATTATGACTGAAAGATTGACTCCCAACAGGAGGTTTTGTTTGTATGCTATGACATGTTATGAGTGTGTTCGTATAGTTGTGTACCTCTCTTCACTGCGTAATCGGTCCTCCAGCTCATGGATTTTGTTTTCTAGCAGTGTAACTCCCGCAGAAGGACGAGTCTGAGTGCCCAGATCAGCTAAACGAGACTTCAACTCCTTGATCtgaaaaagacaaagagagaaagcAAAAGATGTATAAATATGGAGTGATAATTCAAAAAGGGTTATGAAAGCATTTGGACAACATTGTATATACAGAGTATCTGCAGGTATCAGCTCATACAATTTAATACTTGCTCCTTACTTCAATCACAAATCGGGGTTGATGCATATATGACCACTACTAGATGCAACATGAAGTCACATATTAAAATGACACGTTGCTAATGCGAGAGTAAAGGGCTGGATTGATTCTGTATGCatactgtgtgtatttttatgcagACATCTACAGCAGTTATTGAAGTTAATTACTATACACAAGGTACCTTGACTGGATGTCACTCCAAAAATCTTACATAAACATccgtttgtttttttcagtgcacCCACTGAGGCTCTCATAAAACATGAGCACAAATGGCCCTGCATTACTGACACTACCAACAAGCTTCTCGTTGAACTAGACCAAATCAAATGATATATCCTGTCATGCCACATGTGAAGCTTTCTGCTTTATCTGAGCTATATCGGGGAACATTGTTTGAAAAAGCTGGCAAATATCTTCGttcaacctgaatgagtggtgcttTACCACTGTTCTGAGACACCACATAACTTCAGCCTGCAATGAATcagttgctgtttatttatttgcatcAATACAGCAATTCGGTTGGCTTACTAAAAAGTAGTATTTAccaacatatatttttactaaaacattgtgAATTAACAGTATGTGCAAAAATTACTGTACAATTCACTCacattttttggaacccattaattaagaatattattttattgtataattaataatcattgtgggttgggggcctgggtagctcagtggtaaagatgctggctaccacccctggagttcgctagtttgaatcccagggcgtgctcctaagcaaccaaattggcccggttgctagggagggtagagtcacatggggtaacctcctcatgatcgctataatgtggttagttctcggtggggtgcgtggcgagttgagcgtggatgccgcggtgggtggcgtgaagcctccacacacgctatgtctccgtggcaatgcgctcaacaagtcacgtgataagatgcgcaggttgacgatctcagacgcggaggcaactgggatttgtcctccgccacccggactgaggcgaatcactacgtgaccacgaggacttaaaaaaaaaaaaaagcacattgggaattggccattccaaattgggagaaaaaggggaaaaaaaaaaaaatcaaaaaacaaacaaaaaaaaaaaggaaccatTGTGGGTTcctttcaagttttttttattataatatataaaattgaattattataattttaaggattagatttgtttttatataatagtaatatatttctgtagtatttacttcaccttcacgtggagcttttattttggtggaaagggCCGTGTTTATTTAACAGTTTACATGGTTCCTCATTTTAAATCTGGTTAAACActgtcatctccttttctgtgataCCGTGTCacgtttttagatttgtataataacttggcTTTGACTCTGTCCTTCAGGACAGCCGATGGAATAGCACCCTCTTTAATTCATTCCTCCAGGTCTATATCCCCTCTCGCTAATAagtataatgcatttaaaatatgaattcatatgtacatctgttaacgtttctgtgacagctgaagggtgtgcgacaatgaatgagGAGAAAATATAGACTTTTTAATTTCAGAGGCAAAACCAAAAACTTGAAGGAaatattttagaaagtaacttaaaagtatgAGCGATGGTTGGTGGTTCCATTGCAACGTGTCACAAAGTCGCTCTTCAGATCATTCATATTCGCTGTTTCTCAGTGGTGGAAAGCGCTTCCACCAGCTATCAGATATATTCTCCAGATATCAAAAACATAGctgtcttttgttccaaattacATATAGACTGCGTTTAACATGTAcagttttacaattatttatgtaaCAGATTAATACTCATGTACACTGAACCAGAGAgaatttagcagagatgggccacttctttcaaaatgaatgggagaaactggaacgctcaaccaaggagctccgagcgcccaatggtcaacggatgtagaaaggaagtcccgccttagttaaaagagccaaacaccttttagatacagatgtcACCCGTaaaacgcacatgcgcattagctaaacAAGCTGGGAAATTAgcgtttttagcgtaatatggaggtaaagaatcacactttatgataccagtattgtcagatttttttgccGATTtggaatatgttctttgatcgtaatcttgaccgaccgcttttgagattttggtctttctccattcaagtggATGGGAGCTGCACTgttatgactggaaatagcctcccgagagtgttccaaagatggccgatagTGGacagacttgctagaaagactttggcacTGAACATACACCTGAAAACCGCGCCCACTCTGTTCTCTGCTATCTTCGAGGCGTGAAAGGTTTTCATTCGTAAGGTTTTCACTCAACCTTACGACCCAAAGAGggaaatgctcaaacaaacaaaaaaataaataaaaataataatacctcGGGTATtgtaatttaagactttttaatggccttatttttcatcaaattgattAAACaccttttaatactttttaatgatCTGCAGATACCCTGATATAATATCCTTATATACCAAATAAGTACCTACAATTTCAAAACTCATCCCTCTgcatatttttgccatttttaaagtaTATAAGTTTGTGTGTACCTGTCTTTCCAAGGCACTCTTATCCATCTCAAGGTCATGTCTGGCAGAGCGCTCCTGCATCAGTTCAGAGCGAAGTTGATCCAcctgagaaacaaaacaaaaagatattgtttaaatttatatattcccttaaaacttaaataaataattttagtcactctgacccagaaacacattgagttttatgcactaaagtaaaaaaccTGTCTAATATAATCATTCCGTTTCTACTCCCAAATTTTTGccaaaatataataatttcaaaTGTTGACAGACTTTTTTTTACTTAGGGTGCATATAACTCAAATGTATGACATTAAGTAGACAtggtgtgtactgtgtgtgtatacactcactaagcactttattaggaacacctgtacaccttattcatgcgattatctaatcagccaatcgtaatCAATGCAATGcatcaaatcatgcagatacaggtcaggagcttcagttaatgttcaaatcaaccaaatgTGATCTCAacgatttcgaccatggcatgattgttggtgccagacaggctagtttgagtatttctgtaactgctgatcttcctagagtttactcagaatggtgtcaaaaacaaaaaacatccagtgagcggcagttgtgGACGggaacaccttgttgatgagagaggtcaatggagaatggccagactgtttcgagctgacagaaaggctacggtaaccgCTCtgtatagcatctcagaatgcacaacacgccaAACCTcaaggtggatgggctacaacagcagaagacaatgttgggcactttattaggaacactatgatcctattaaagtactcagtgagtgaacatttgcctgtgtgtgtgtgtacctgctcTCGGCTGCGAGTGATGCGTTCATTCAGTAACTCTGCCCCACTCTTCTCCTCATCCAGCTCGATGTCTAACGTCTTCAGTTTATCCTAAAATTGAGATTAGCTCTTTTACAAAAAAAGTCTCTATAAGCATCTCCCGGTTCTCTCTTCCTGTCATTCttgttcacatgaaacctatAAAGCAATCTTTAGACGGATGGACCTTCTTACTGAGAACACATCCATCTTACATTTTATACACTCATATGCACCTCTAGCTGTCGTATCTCTCTGCCACGGTCCGTCTGTGAGCTTCTCTCTGTCTCCAGCTCACTCTCCAGATGCTTAAGACGGCTGCTCAATAGTTCTTTATCCAGCTGAGCACTGTCCCTCTCCTCTGAACATGATAAAAGATCTTTCTTCAGACGAGATACCTGAGATAAAGGCACCCACAGATATTAGCAATGAGTCATGATGGTAGTCATTATTTTCAATGAATAAATGTATGAAGGAGCTCATTTACAAACTAAAAATTCTGAAAGTGTCTCACCTCCTCTTGTGTGGTCTTGAGGAGGGTCTGTGCTCTCTGTAGCTCAGTTAGTCTGTCTTTACTGAGTCTCTGAGCATCCTGCAGCTCTCTACGAGTGCGATCTTTGAACTCATCTAACTGAGACTGAAGAACCTGCACAGACTGACGTGAATCTCCCATCATAGTCTCCATCtggcagaaagagagacagagacaaaaagcaaaatgaaagaaaaatgtgAGATAAAATTAGCAAAAAGGCTGATCAAGACCTGACATTATAAGGTAACACTGAGCACTGGGAAGGAAAATAACAAAAGGACAACTGTTAATGTATCAAAAAGTAAACAACACATTATGAGGTCTAATTTAATGAAAGCTCATGCAGAATAATAAACATTAGTGATAATATCAGCCAATATATGACATTTTGAGAGAAGCGAGATTGATAAGAAAAACCAAAAAAATGTCTTGGCCAGTTAACAAGATTAGAAAGACTGATTcacaaaattgacattttaacCGGCCAATTGACAAGATTCATTCGCGAAATTTACATTTTGCTTGGCCAATTAGCGAGACTAATGAAATTcatgaaattaaaaatgtacttggCTAATTAACTAGATTAGAGAGACTGATTAGTGCAAATGAAATTTTACTTGGCCAATTAAAAAGATTATCGAGATTGATTAGCAAAACTGAAATTTTGCTTGGCAAATAACGAGATCAGAGAGACTGATCAGTGCAAACTACATTTTAATTGGCCAATTAACGATATAAGCAAGATTGATTAGAGAAACTGACATTTTGCTTGACCAATTATCTAGATAAGAGAGATTAATTAGTGCAATTGAAATTTTACTTGGCCAATTAACAAGATTGATTAGCGAAATTTACATTTTGCTTGGCAAATTAACGAGATTAGAGGGATTGATTCGTTCAACTGACATTTTACTCGTCAATTAATGAGATTAGCCAGACTGATTATCAAAATAGAAATTTTGCTTTGCCAGTTAACAAGTGTTTGCTTCCCCCTTTATGTTGGAtcgaaaatctaccaacagctctgtcaaaaaaaatttagtttattttttcaaatatttttcaatGGATCggagtaaatattaaaataaatgccatttcaattttatatttgtattagaTTACATATATCTGCATTATATCAGACATTTACCACCCTGCTCTCAAGCACATAAGTCATTATGAAAAACACATATAGAGCTGTTAAGGTtatagtccaaaaacccagaaaatacaccatgggttccctctggattttcctatgggcttttgtaattttgtaattttttttactttgagtaaaataaggtctgtggtaataattacttgacgatacgtggactTTTGTTctacaatatacagttgtgctcaaaagtttgcataccctggcagaaattgtgacattttggcattgattttgaaaatatgactgatcatgcaaaaaaaaaaaaacacactgtcttttatttaaggatagtgatcatatgaagccgtttatcatcacatagttgtttggctcctttttaaaatcataatcataacagaaatcacccaaatggccctgatcaaaagtttacatacccttgaatgtttggccttgttacagacacacaaggtgacacacacaggtttaaatggcaattaaaggttaatttcccacacctgtggctttttaaattgcaattagtgtctgtgtataaatagtcaatgagtttgttagctctcacgtggatgcactgagcaggctagatactgagccatggggagcagaaaagaactgtcaaaagacctgcgtaacaaggtaatggaactttataaagatggaaaaggatataaaaagatatccaaagccttgaaaatgccagtcagtactgttcaatcacttattaagaagtggaaaattcggggatctcttggtaccaagccaaggtcaggtagaccaagaaagatttcagccacaactgtcagaagaattgttcaggatacaaagaaaaacccacaggtaagctcaggagaaatacaggctgctctggaaaaagatggtgtgttTGTTTCAAAGAGCACTCTCATACatcaaacgtgaattttaaaAAGTATAGAATTGCAAAATACATGAGACTTTTCAAAAACATGgctgcttcaaaattcacgtttgagataTGAAAGTCTGTAATTTGTTACAATGTCCACATATCATGTAATGTTTACCATAGACATTATTTtactcaaagtaaaaaaaaaatacaaaaacccataggaaaatccagagggaacccatggcgaattagacttctaGTTCACTAGTTACACGTGGTAATGGAACCCCCCCTTAACGCACACCTCTTTATTGATCTTCTCCAGCGCTCGGTCCAGCAGTCTCTTCTGCTCCTCCAGTTCACTCTTGCCTTTTCTCAGgtattctctctccctctccctctcctccAGACGTCTGCTGAACTCGTCTTTTTCCTGTCCCAGCCGAGACGCTGTGCGTCGTGACTCCTCCAACTGGTTCCTCAAGCTCCGGTTCTCCTCCTCCAGAACATCTGAGGAGCTGCTGTCTGGAACGCTGGACTGTAGTCGTGTCTTAAGGACAGACAGTGTTGAAACAGTACGAGAATCtattaatttactgtatgtgttatGCTTCTAATTGCATGTAAAACAATACTGTTGAGCACTATTCTGGATTaattaatatttgtgtgtgtactgCATTTATGTTTTACCATGCGTGCTATTCTCTCTCTCAAGCGAGCGTTCGCCTCTTGAAGTTCCAGGTTGCTCCCAGCATCCTGAGATTGCTCCAACACGGAGGACtacacaaaaagaaaatgaataaattagAAACAAATTGAGTATGACTGCAAAGTTCGTCCCACCCTTGTTTGATCCTACCTGTTGTGTCTTCTCCAGTGCTTTTGAAAGTTCCACTTTGTCTTTCTTTAATTGGTCTTCAAGTCTGTCAATCTCTACCTTCAGTTCTTTCTCTCGCTTCTCATTGGCTCTCATCACTGATTTAAGCTCCTCCTCCTTTTTAGCTGCCTCTGATTTCTGTTTGTGCAATTCTGATTGTGCTCTCTTTAAATCATCTCGGCAACGCTGCAACTcctgtaaatgcaaaataattttaagTCCATTGTCAGGCAATTATCTAGATCCATGCCATAGTACTCTGATCTGATCTATAGAAGTTTTTAACTGTGGAACACAGAGAAATAGATTACAGCTCTTTTTTATGTATATTACCTGTGTTAATGGGTGTGAATCTGTTTCATCTGATTGTTTCTTAATTGTGAACAGCTTCTCTTCAAGCTGCTTCTTTTCCTGCTGAGCCTGAAGCAGTCTATACACAATATTATGGAAGtacattaatgacaaatgtcttggggaaaaaaaaaacactgaattgcactaactgaaaaataaacgcattgcattaacagtgcttgcacTTTTGGGGATTCAGTTTAATATAGTTGTATATTTTAATTGAGAAGATTTTGCACAAATGATTAAAAAtccaataataaatattcacctttcaaagtttacatacaaaatatttcatctttttttattcGACAGGTGATATTCAGTTCATTATATTTTTAGTAgtgcactgttaatgcaatgcgtttatttttcaattagtgcaattcagtGTGCTTCCTCCCccccaaagacatttgtcattaatatacttccatacaATATCACATTTACCAATGTTAGTGCAGATATCTGCATATgaagaatgacttcaaaaaacaGATGACAACCTGTAGAAGAATCAACATCCTTTAGAAGACTATGTATTATTTCAGAACTAAAATAGTATTTAAATGATTTACGACATGAGGAAAGACTTAAGCATCCATTTGGATCACCTGCACAAGAAATATTGCCGTATTAGTGAAAATCAAATATTGTTTGGTTAGATTTGATGATCCAGCGTGGACAGTGAAAATGAAGGATTTAATTTTGATTAGTTGTAATCATGTTGAAGTTTTTAAGCCAAATTCTTAAGGTTAATAGACTAGTAAAGTGTGTCAGTGGACCAGATTTTTTGAAAGATTACTGATTTAAATTAAGATACTTTGATCAATCACAGAAAATTAGTTTGGATGATTAATTTATGCCTGTGGCGTCTGTGTATATTCGCCAACAAAACTCTCACTTTTGAAATGCGCTGTGCTGCCCCCGCCTGGCAAACAAGAACCAAAATTGAAGGCATGCATCAGAAAgagaacaaacaaaaagacaaagacaaagacaCATATCTGACGCAAACACAAAGCATaaagctcatttaaaaaaaaaaaaaacactgaaaataaagacaacatataatacaataaatacaacaaatggtgtgggacaagaaaataacatTTCTGGCCAAATCCTACTTTAAAAAGTATAATATCCTTTAAACATCACTTATCTTATTATATATCcttaaaatagtgtatttctgtaACCTCATGACTAAGTATTGATTAAGGATAATAACAATCTAAAAGAAATGTAGATTGGATGTACTGAAGTCCTTAAGATTACACTGAATGTTAATAATGGGTGTTGGTCACAAGATTGTTTGTATATGGTTACAGTTCAGTCATTAGACTCATTTGACAAATATGGACTTGAACCTTGATGCAACACCTTTGGATCTTACAAGAAACACAATGTTTTGTAACAAATGAGTTTGTACATctacaaaaatgtccatgtcaggGCAATCTTTTTGAGTCAGTGGACCTTTTGAGGGTTCTACACTAGGCCTTCCAGTACCAATGCTAATGAAATGTTTAAGGTTTTTTTATGGAATTTTTGCGCTTACTCTTGGTTGGCAGAGTTAAACTTCTCCTTCCATTGGTCACTTTGATCTTTGTAGCTCTCCAGCTCCTCCTCCAGAGCCAAGATAGAAGCGTTCACTTTCTGACGCTCGTCCTCGATTTCAAGCTGAGACTGCAGAGAAGGTCAGAGACACAGAGTGAGGGCAGGGGGCAACAGTTCTTGAATGGTCTTAAAAGTTCTTACTACTGTCAGGATAGAGCAGAATGGATAGAAATACTGATAGATCTGGCCAAAATAATTGGCAATAAAAATGGTCTCAGCAACCAAATGCTAAAAGTATTAAGGGGTATCCACACTAACAGAGATTTCCAGCAACCAGAAGTCATTCAGATTCAATGAGAGTCAGTGACTTGAGACAACATGGAGTGTGATGACAAGTTTTACATTTTAGGTGAATTACAGTATCCCTTCCTTTAAGAAACAAGTACTCTTCACCCAGTATACCTGTGAGACAGTCTCCATGCTGTGACGCAGGGCCTCCATGTCTTGACTGTACTGCTCTCTCAGGGCATCCATTTCTTTATCATGAGACTCAACCTCGTCCTTCAGGGCCCCTTTGAGAGCGGTaagctctcgctctctctgccttAAAGTGTCCTCCAGCTTCTGCCGCAGCATCAGAGACTCCGACAGA
The sequence above is a segment of the Myxocyprinus asiaticus isolate MX2 ecotype Aquarium Trade chromosome 34, UBuf_Myxa_2, whole genome shotgun sequence genome. Coding sequences within it:
- the LOC127425601 gene encoding cingulin-like isoform X3, translated to MSSLSAERKPPLDYGVQIRFIKDLDDTGGGFPDRTRLAGGVGGVSNGSPSPSKYGVAVRVQGISGQPYVVLKDGEKGDSYGVQLKTQPQTQSSAPGISRSSPYRSLLPVQREGARTPQDSYTPVGQPSTPEEEYGSHLKRPPGDGQAGSQGEDEGRPTECLTPSNLAPRVDNKDNDDFNEAGLRKVRQNGIGGSMNGTGVNGSFPPPSTGSLDEEQAPAIDTKSLAPINKLISRFGGSDVPNLEPRTRPHFDNKVRSQSVDALNKPNDEPPPTSPTINPYASVTPATVPKLSSPKPSTGSLGRDSTFVTKVATVPNSKPLTFNQSPKLFAPKEAPPFVPKKPVTPDLIKSQTPSREFENGEDAQAKQAIYNILKEGSIESEMAIKRKASLIHERFGGVKQSPQILVTDSNLKTELEQAFNKNTQLQQLLDKTKRELQENQDQMVELRMDREGAESRLQHQEDQLAQLQEELRRMSENSPQSDTIQLDLMTVQADLSESLMLRQKLEDTLRQRERELTALKGALKDEVESHDKEMDALREQYSQDMEALRHSMETVSQSQLEIEDERQKVNASILALEEELESYKDQSDQWKEKFNSANQELLQAQQEKKQLEEKLFTIKKQSDETDSHPLTQELQRCRDDLKRAQSELHKQKSEAAKKEEELKSVMRANEKREKELKVEIDRLEDQLKKDKVELSKALEKTQQSSVLEQSQDAGSNLELQEANARLRERIARMTRLQSSVPDSSSSDVLEEENRSLRNQLEESRRTASRLGQEKDEFSRRLEEREREREYLRKGKSELEEQKRLLDRALEKINKEMETMMGDSRQSVQVLQSQLDEFKDRTRRELQDAQRLSKDRLTELQRAQTLLKTTQEEVSRLKKDLLSCSEERDSAQLDKELLSSRLKHLESELETERSSQTDRGREIRQLEDKLKTLDIELDEEKSGAELLNERITRSREQVDQLRSELMQERSARHDLEMDKSALERQIKELKSRLADLGTQTRPSAGVTLLENKIHELEDRLRSEEREKNTILAAQRRLDRKLKDVMATLDQERNQHAEQRDQLSLRVKALKRQLDESEGEVERLEGVRRKVLRELEEQRELQEALQAKVNTLENKRKVKQSRRPTLGSPLSSEEEEDYSDSKSITSILTETPLQTTNC